The following coding sequences lie in one Anomaloglossus baeobatrachus isolate aAnoBae1 chromosome 7, aAnoBae1.hap1, whole genome shotgun sequence genomic window:
- the LOC142246811 gene encoding taste receptor type 2 member 40-like, whose product MMMLGAGWILVIICLLDTGLGYILNVFILVASVKSLKTGQKLNPPDLINLVIGMANIALQCFLILQGLLFSLFISILSMREVYVPITVSTLALTYFTYWLTAWLCVYYCVTISNFNHPFFLWSKRNISMYLPHLLLLSAAGCFFISLPAIWKASMEVTLQSPVNSTNDPILIPGSLHFQSLYIQTTSSMGCYTPFLLILVSIVVTNSSLIRHVRKMKQKDSGLSQTKHQAHINAIITMWCFLTISIIFCISEILLFSGSLRSEDPYIILIGLIFTFFPTAESLVIIFANPKLKRQIMGKVLWFNRKI is encoded by the coding sequence ATGATGATGCTGGGGGCAGGATGGATCCTCGTGATTATCTGCCTCTTGGACACTGGGTTGGGATATATTCTGAATGTCTTCATCTTGGTGGCCAGTGTCAAGAGTCTGAAGACTGGGCAGAAGCTGAATCCTCCCGATCTTATCAACCTTGTCATCGGAATGGCGAACATCGCTCTCCAGTGTTTTCTCATACTACAGGGTCTTCTATTTTCGTTATTTATCTCTATACTGTCTATGAGGGAGGTCTATGTCCCAATCACTGTGAGCACACTGGCTCTTACATACTTCACCTACTGGCTCACCGCCTGGCTCTGCGTCTATTACTGTGTCACCATCTCTAACTTCAATCATCCGTTCTTTCTCTGGTCAAAGAGGAACATCTCAATGTATCTACCACATCTTCTTCTTCTGTCAGCAGCCGGATGTTTCTTCATTAGTCTTCCTGCCATCTGGAAGGCAAGTATGGAAGTCACTCTACAATCTCCTGTGAATAGCACCAATGACCCCATATTAATCCCTGGGTCTTTACATTTTCAGTCCCTTTACATTCAAACCACATCATCTATGGGATGCTACACGCCATTTCTACTTATCTTGGTGTCCATTGTAGTGACCAACTCTTCACTTATAAGACACGTAAGAAAAATGAAACAGAAGGATTCTGGATTATCCCAAACCAAACACCAAGCTCACATTAATGCTATAATAACCATGTGGTGTTTCCTTACAATCTCCATCATATTCTGCATAAGTGAAATTTTGCTGTTTTCAGGAAGTCTCAGGTCTGAAGATCCGTATATTATTTTGATTGGGTTGATATTTACATTTTTTCCAACAGCAGAGTCTCTCGTCATTATCTTTGCCAACCCCAAGCTGAAGAGGCAAATCATGGGGAAGGTCCTGTGGTTTAACAGAAAGATATAA
- the LOC142246812 gene encoding taste receptor type 2 member 40-like, translated as MLIFGIFETGVGYILNVYILVVSAQSLKTGQRLNPPDLIHLIIGVVNIALPVLFSIQGLLFIFFLSLIFALKLIVPIIVATLTLMYFTYWLTAWLCIYYCVTISNFNHPFFLRSKRNISMYLPRLLLLSAAGCFFISLPAIWTATVEVTLQSPVNSTNDPIFIIGTLHLQPLYILTALIIACCVPFLLILVSIMVINSSLIRHLWKMRQKDLGLSQSKYQAHVNAIRTMWCFLIISIIFCISEISFFLLNPSPEDPLTIANWLVFISFPTAESLVIIVANPKLRRQIMGKISWFPRKL; from the coding sequence ATGTTAATCTTCGGCATCTTTGAAACTGGAGTTGGATATATTCTCAATGTCTACATCTTGGTGGTTAGTGCCCAAAGCCTGAAGACTGGACAGCGGCTGAACCCTCCCGATCTTATCCACCTCATCATCGGAGTGGTGAACATCGCTCTACCGGTTTTGTTCAGCATCCAGGGTCTATTATTTATTTTCTTCCTATCTTTAATATTTGCTTTGAAGCTCATTGTCCCAATCATAGTGGCCACGCTGACCCTCATGTACTTCACCTACTGGCTCACCGCCTGGCTCTGCATCTATTACTGCGTCACCATCTCTAACTTCAATCATCCGTTCTTTCTCCGGTCAAAGAGGAACATCTCAATGTATCTACCACGTCTCCTTCTTCTGTCAGCAGCCGGATGTTTCTTCATTAGTCTTCCTGCCATCTGGACGGCAACTGTGGAAGTCACTCTACAGTCTCCTGTGAATAGCACCAATGACCCCATATTTATCATTGGGACTCTACATCTTCAGCCCCTTTACATACTAACTGCTTTAATTATTGCATGTTGTGTGCCATTTCTCCTTATTCTGGTCTCTATCATGGTGATCAACTCTTCACTTATAAGACATTTATGGAAAATGAGGCAGAAGGATTTGGGATTATCCCAATCCAAATACCAGGCTCACGTTAATGCTATAAGAACCATGTGGTGTTTCCTTATAATCTCCATCATATTCTGTATAAGtgaaatttcattttttttgttgaACCCCAGCCCTGAAGATCCTTTAACAATTGCTAATTGGTTGGTTTTCATATCTTTTCCAACAGCAGAATCTCTCGTTATTATCGTTGCCAACCCCAAGCTGAGGAGGCAAATCATGGGGAAGATCTCATGGTTTCCCAGAAAGTTATAA
- the LOC142246813 gene encoding taste receptor type 2 member 143-like encodes MREVYVPITVGALTLTYFTYWLTAWLCVYYCVSISNFNHPFFLWSKRNISMYLPRILLLSAAGSFFISLPAIWTASVEVTLQSPVNGSLGPHLISCSFYIQPFYVQAASSIGCYAPFLLILVSIIVTNSSLIRHLRKMKQKDSRFSQTKDQAHVNAIRTMWMFLTISIIFCTSEMLLFSLPPSREDNCILVSWLIFTSFPAVESLVIIFANPKLKKQIMEKVLWFNRKL; translated from the coding sequence ATGAGGGAGGTCTATGTCCCAATCACTGTGGGCGCGCTGACTCTTACATACTTCACCTACTGGCTCACCGCCTGGCTCTGCGTCTATTACTGTGTCTCCATCTCCAACTTCAATCATCCGTTCTTTCTCTGGTCCAAGAGGAACATCTCAATGTATCTACCACGTATTCTTCTTCTGTCAGCAGCCGGTTCTTTCTTCATTAGTCTTCCCGCCATCTGGACGGCAAGTGTGGAAGTCACTCTACAGTCTCCTGTGAATGGCAGCCTCGGACCCCACTTGATTAGTTGCTCTTTCTATATTCAGCCTTTTTACGTACAAGCTGCATCATCTATTGGATGCTACGCGCCATTTCTACTGATTCTGGTCTCGATTATAGTGACTAACTCTTCACTTATAAGACATTTACGGAAAATGAAGCAGAAGGATTCTCGATTCTCCCAAACCAAAGACCAGGCTCACGTTAATGCTATAAGGACCATGTGGATGTTCCTTACAATCTCCATCATATTCTGCACCAGCGAAATGTTGCTTTTTTCATTGCCCCCCAGCCGTGAAGACAATTGTATATTGGTCAGCTGGTTGATATTTACGTCCTTTCCAGCAGTTGAGTCTCTCGTCATTATTTTTGCCAACCCCAAGCTGAAGAAGCAAATTATGGAGAAGGTCCTGTGGTTTAACAGAAAGTTATAG